CCGCTTGTGCTCCACCGCGTGACGCCGCACCAGGGGGAGGAGCCGCCGCGCGCGCTCCGGATCCGCGGGCCGCCCGCGCTCCCGCAGGACCGCCTCGATGGCGTGGCTTCCCGAATGCTTGCCCAGGACCAGGCGGCGCCGGCCGCCCACGTCCTCGGGCGCGAACGGCTCGAAGGTCCGTTCCGCCCGGAGCAGGCCCGCCACATGGATGCCCGATTCATGGGCGAAGACGTTGGAGCCCACGATCGGCTTCCACGGCGGCACGGGCACCCCGCAGGCGCGCGCCACCACGGCGCTCAGCTCCGGCAGGACCTGGAGATCCCACCCCACGTCGATCCCGTAGAGGTACTTGAGCGCCATCACGGTCTCCTCGAGCGACGCGTTGCCCGCGCGCTCGCCGATGCCGTTCACCGTCACGTGCGCGTAGGCCGCCCCCGCGCGGATCCCGGCCAGCGTGTTGGCCACGGCCAGGCCGAAATCGTTGTGCGCGTGGACCATGACCGGAAGCCCCGTGGCCTCGAGCACGCGGGAAACGAGCGCCGCATAGCGCTCGGGCGTGGCCAGGCCCACGGTGTCCGACATCCGCAGGCGGTCCGCGCCGCTGTCCCGGGCGACGCGCGCGTACTCCACGAGGAACGCCGGGTCCGCCCGGCAGACGTCCTCCGCCGAAAGCGACACGAACTCCGCGCGCGACCGGGCCCATTGTACCAGTTCCGACATCGTCCGAAGAAGCCAGGCCCGGTCCTTCCGCAAACCTTCCTCCAGGAGCTTGGAGGACGCCGGAAGCCCGATGTGCACGCAGCGCAGGCCCAGATCGAACGACTTCTCCAGGTCCTCGCGACGGCCGCGGTTCCAGCCCACCAGGCGCGCCCGGAGACCCAGGCCCACGATGCGGCGGATCGCCTCGGCTTCGTCCCCGTCCATCGCGGGAATGCCGACCTCGATCATGGGCACGCCCAGGCGGTCGAGAAGCCGGGCGATGGCCACCTTCTCTTCGACGCGGAAAGCGACGCCGGGGGCCTGCTCACCGTCGCGCAGCGTGGTGTCCTCGAGGATCGGCGTCGGCGGGGACGTCTTCGGGGTTTCGGGCGTCATGGCCGTTTCCTCCATGTTGGGGTTTTTCGATGAACCATTCCGGGGGCACGCGGACGAGCCGGTTGATCTCCTCCAGCGGGCTGATCATGGGTTCCACTTCGCTCAGAGTCTCGGCGCGGCGAAGCAGGCTCAGGACGGCCCGGCCGGCCCGCACCATGGCGCGCAAGAGCTGATTGGCGTAGACCACGGCGGCGAAGCCGGCGTCGGCCAGCTCCGAAAACGGGATCTCGGGATAGAGCGTGGGGACGGCGACCAGCGGCCGGGGGACCCGCCCGGAACGCGCGATTTCCCGCAACGGGGCGAAGGCGCGCGCGTGGACGAGAATCGCATCGGCCCCGGCGTCCGCATAGAGGCGGGCGCGGGCCAGGGCGTCCTCGGGCCCCAGGCCGGCGATCAGGGACTCCACGCGGCCGATGATGAGCGTGCCGTACGGTTCGGCGGCTTTCTTGGCGGCGGCGATTTTCGCGGCCATCTCGTCGGGCGCCACGAGCGTCCGGGGGGCCGACGCCCAGAGGCTGCACCGCTTGGGAAAGGCGTTGTCCTCCAGGCACACAGCCGCGGCGCCGGCGGCTCCGTACTCGCGCGCGGCCCGGGCGGCGTGGAACGCGTCGCCGAAGCCGTTGTC
The window above is part of the Planctomycetota bacterium genome. Proteins encoded here:
- a CDS encoding isocitrate lyase/phosphoenolpyruvate mutase family protein; its protein translation is MRNGTPDRPRLELVPGRPLRLGGAHDALSACLVEQAGFPAVWLSGFGVAAAQFDLPDANLVTLSESAEAARRAVAAVGIPVVVDGDNGFGDAFHAARAAREYGAAGAAAVCLEDNAFPKRCSLWASAPRTLVAPDEMAAKIAAAKKAAEPYGTLIIGRVESLIAGLGPEDALARARLYADAGADAILVHARAFAPLREIARSGRVPRPLVAVPTLYPEIPFSELADAGFAAVVYANQLLRAMVRAGRAVLSLLRRAETLSEVEPMISPLEEINRLVRVPPEWFIEKPQHGGNGHDARNPEDVPADADPRGHHAARR
- the nifV gene encoding homocitrate synthase is translated as MTPETPKTSPPTPILEDTTLRDGEQAPGVAFRVEEKVAIARLLDRLGVPMIEVGIPAMDGDEAEAIRRIVGLGLRARLVGWNRGRREDLEKSFDLGLRCVHIGLPASSKLLEEGLRKDRAWLLRTMSELVQWARSRAEFVSLSAEDVCRADPAFLVEYARVARDSGADRLRMSDTVGLATPERYAALVSRVLEATGLPVMVHAHNDFGLAVANTLAGIRAGAAYAHVTVNGIGERAGNASLEETVMALKYLYGIDVGWDLQVLPELSAVVARACGVPVPPWKPIVGSNVFAHESGIHVAGLLRAERTFEPFAPEDVGGRRRLVLGKHSGSHAIEAVLRERGRPADPERARRLLPLVRRHAVEHKRPVTPEELERMDAGMP